Proteins from a genomic interval of Piscinibacter sp. HJYY11:
- a CDS encoding lipase secretion chaperone, producing MSVHINDSPVWKRPAFWALAGAVAVIGAVGWQWFGSPADLYPAAETAQRSDSAQKQISSAASGASGGAVMGDNGLVEVDVLGARMDVSRLFQLGFGGGLNVDGETRATLDTLMTQLSDPPSQKELEKLEYTLRQGLPKEEADRALKLLQGYRSYQTDLRAEGAQLGIPETQQSVDEYFAQVGRIQRRHFDEATATALFGADIRNARAVMMAAVIDQNPNLSLAQKKEQIDALRAELPPEQRGTVPEPGAGAAPEAK from the coding sequence ATGTCCGTGCACATCAACGATTCGCCCGTGTGGAAACGACCCGCCTTCTGGGCTTTGGCCGGGGCGGTGGCGGTGATAGGCGCTGTGGGCTGGCAGTGGTTCGGCAGTCCCGCCGATTTGTACCCAGCTGCTGAGACCGCGCAGCGAAGCGATTCCGCCCAGAAACAAATATCAAGTGCTGCGAGTGGAGCCTCTGGCGGCGCGGTGATGGGCGACAACGGCCTCGTGGAAGTCGATGTCCTTGGTGCCCGCATGGACGTGTCCCGCCTCTTCCAGCTTGGGTTTGGTGGCGGACTCAACGTCGACGGCGAGACCCGGGCAACGCTGGACACGCTGATGACGCAGCTGTCGGACCCCCCGTCCCAGAAGGAACTCGAGAAGCTGGAGTACACGCTGCGCCAGGGCCTGCCGAAGGAAGAGGCGGATAGGGCGCTGAAGCTGCTGCAAGGCTATCGGAGCTACCAGACGGACCTGCGCGCAGAAGGTGCGCAGCTCGGCATTCCCGAGACGCAGCAGAGCGTCGACGAGTACTTTGCCCAGGTGGGCCGCATCCAGCGGCGGCATTTCGACGAAGCGACGGCCACCGCGCTCTTCGGGGCGGACATCCGCAACGCCCGCGCCGTGATGATGGCCGCGGTGATCGACCAGAACCCGAACCTGAGCCTGGCGCAGAAAAAGGAGCAGATCGACGCGCTGCGCGCCGAACTGCCGCCGGAGCAGCGTGGCACCGTTCCCGAACCGGGTGCAGGGGCAGCGCCCGAGGCGAAATGA
- a CDS encoding patatin-like phospholipase family protein — MQALQVHAGPRALKHLREHGLAASDVRAIPGAAGGPKGLVLGPLDQFIFGDWLLRDEGQPVHLIGASIGAWRMATACLDNPRQAFARMADDYITQEYEHKAGKAPTPTHVSEVFGAKLLEHFAGQEARVLAHPRFRLHVFTSRGRHVLRREGRSLSRVTTPLGYLGAFATNVVSRKAMGAWLERVIFSDARDTFPLHTHDYSTRIVSLDAQNLQRSILASCSIPFWLDAVHDIPGGPRGAYWDGGITDYHLHLNYASLREGLVLYPHFQKTIIPGWLDKALKHRHRSSAHLDNVVVLSPNPEWIATLPNGKLPDRNDFKRYTHDVPARVRSWRQAVAESERLRDEFQALVERRQPIAALPL, encoded by the coding sequence ATGCAAGCCCTGCAGGTCCACGCCGGTCCGCGTGCGCTGAAGCACTTGCGAGAGCACGGGCTTGCGGCATCGGACGTGCGGGCCATTCCCGGTGCGGCGGGAGGGCCGAAGGGCCTGGTGCTCGGCCCTCTCGACCAGTTCATCTTCGGGGACTGGCTGCTGCGCGACGAGGGGCAACCCGTCCATTTGATCGGTGCGTCGATCGGCGCCTGGCGCATGGCGACGGCCTGCCTGGACAACCCGCGGCAGGCCTTCGCCCGTATGGCCGATGACTACATCACGCAGGAATACGAGCACAAGGCCGGCAAGGCGCCGACGCCCACGCATGTGAGCGAGGTGTTTGGCGCAAAGCTGCTGGAGCACTTCGCGGGACAGGAAGCGCGTGTGCTCGCGCACCCCAGGTTCCGCCTGCATGTGTTCACCAGCCGAGGCAGGCACGTGCTCAGGCGCGAAGGTCGTAGCCTGTCGCGCGTCACGACGCCTCTGGGGTACCTGGGCGCTTTCGCGACCAACGTCGTGAGCCGCAAGGCCATGGGGGCGTGGCTCGAGCGGGTGATCTTCTCCGATGCGCGTGACACCTTTCCGCTTCACACCCACGACTACAGCACCCGCATCGTCTCGCTCGATGCGCAGAACCTGCAGCGGAGCATTCTCGCAAGCTGCTCGATCCCGTTCTGGCTCGATGCGGTGCACGACATCCCCGGCGGGCCGCGCGGTGCCTATTGGGATGGTGGCATCACCGACTACCACCTGCACCTGAACTACGCCTCGTTGCGCGAGGGCTTGGTGCTCTATCCGCACTTCCAGAAGACGATTATTCCCGGTTGGCTTGACAAGGCGCTGAAGCACCGCCACCGCTCGAGCGCGCACCTGGATAATGTCGTGGTCCTATCGCCTAATCCCGAATGGATTGCAACGCTTCCCAATGGCAAGCTTCCGGACCGCAACGATTTCAAACGCTATACCCACGATGTGCCTGCCCGGGTGAGGTCCTGGAGGCAGGCAGTGGCAGAAAGCGAACGCCTGCGAGACGAGTTCCAAGCGCTCGTCGAACGGCGCCAGCCCATCGCCGCGTTGCCACTTTGA
- a CDS encoding dienelactone hydrolase family protein encodes MQLALNPTLRHVARFAKASVLAATVLLAGVANAQYQKGPDPTTSALESSRGPFAIRSTTISRTSASGFGGGTVYYPTTSGSYGAIAVSPGFTAYQSSISWIGERLASHGFVVITIDTITTSDQPDSRGRQLKAALDRVVSMSRSSTNVLYNKVDASRLGVAGHSMGGGGTLAAARDNPSYKAAVPLAPWHTTKSWRTVTVPTLIIGGETDTIASVSSHSIPFYTSLPSTTRKAYAELNGEGHFFPQLSSNYPLVGRYMISWFKRFIDNDTRYSPFLCGAQHQADLGFFGPFSDYRENCPY; translated from the coding sequence ATGCAACTCGCATTGAACCCCACACTGCGCCATGTCGCGCGCTTCGCCAAGGCTTCGGTCCTGGCAGCCACTGTCCTGCTGGCAGGCGTTGCCAATGCCCAGTACCAGAAGGGCCCGGACCCGACGACGTCCGCGCTGGAATCCAGCCGTGGCCCGTTCGCCATCCGCTCAACCACCATCTCGCGCACCAGCGCCAGCGGCTTCGGCGGCGGCACGGTGTACTACCCCACCACCTCGGGCTCCTATGGCGCCATCGCCGTGTCGCCCGGCTTCACCGCCTACCAATCGTCGATCAGCTGGATCGGCGAGCGCCTGGCCTCGCACGGTTTCGTGGTCATCACCATCGACACCATCACCACGTCTGACCAGCCCGACAGCCGCGGCCGCCAACTCAAGGCCGCGCTCGACCGCGTGGTGAGCATGAGCCGCTCCAGCACCAACGTGCTCTACAACAAGGTGGATGCATCTCGCCTCGGCGTGGCGGGCCACTCGATGGGCGGCGGCGGCACGCTGGCCGCGGCCCGCGACAACCCGTCGTACAAGGCGGCCGTGCCTCTGGCGCCGTGGCACACCACCAAGAGCTGGCGCACGGTGACCGTGCCCACGCTGATCATCGGTGGCGAGACCGACACCATCGCCAGCGTGTCGTCGCATTCGATCCCGTTCTACACGAGCCTGCCCTCGACGACCCGCAAGGCCTACGCGGAGCTGAACGGCGAAGGCCACTTCTTCCCACAGCTGTCTTCCAACTACCCGCTGGTCGGCCGCTACATGATCTCGTGGTTCAAGCGCTTCATCGACAACGACACGCGCTACAGCCCGTTCCTCTGCGGCGCTCAGCACCAGGCGGACCTGGGCTTCTTCGGCCCGTTCTCCGACTACCGCGAGAACTGCCCGTACTGA
- a CDS encoding Tex family protein, with amino-acid sequence MDKILLQLAGELKVRAAQVNAAVELLDGGATVPFIARYRKEATDGLDDTQLRELEARLGYLRELEERRGAVLKSIEEQGKLTPELRAAIEAVPTKQELEDLYLPYKPKRRTKGMIAREAGLEPLADKLFADPTLDPAAEAIGFINAEAGFADAFAVLDGVRDLLSEHWAEDATLVGKLREWLWEEGLLKSKLMDGKDENNADVAKFRDYFDYDEPIGRVPSHRALAVFRGRTQEILDAKLVVDEEVVPGQPTLAEGRIARHLGWSHAKRPADDLIRKTIAWTWKVKLSLSLERDLFSRLREEAEKVAIKVFAENLRDLLLAAPAGPRVVMGLDPGIRTGVKVAVVDATGKVLDTNTVYPHEPRKDWEGSIHTLGRLCATHGVNLIAIGNGTASRETDKLASDLIKRIQQLAPGTHIEKVVVSEAGASVYSASEFASKELPDLDVSLRGAVSIARRLQDPLAELVKIEPKSIGVGQYQHDVNQGELAKSLDAVVEDCVNSVGVDLNTASAPLLARVSGLSTAVANSIVRWRDANGAFKNRQQLLDVSGLGAKTFEQSAGFLRISGGDNPLDQSGVHPETYPVVEKILSKVSKPLAEVIGRSDVIRALKPEAFADDKFGAITVKDILAELEKPGRDPRPDFKVARFNDGVEDIKDLQPGMTLEGTVSNVAQFGAFVDLGVHQDGLVHVSQLSNKFVNDAREVVKAGDIVKVKVLEVDLARKRISLTMKLDAAPAPRGERGDNSYRPAARGERMGGQRAPAQAQVPSAMAAAFAKLQTKR; translated from the coding sequence TTGGACAAGATTCTTCTGCAGTTGGCTGGCGAACTGAAGGTTCGCGCAGCCCAAGTGAACGCCGCGGTGGAGCTGCTCGATGGAGGCGCCACCGTTCCCTTCATCGCCCGCTACCGCAAGGAGGCTACCGACGGCCTCGATGACACACAACTGCGCGAGCTGGAAGCCCGTCTGGGCTACCTTCGCGAGCTGGAAGAGCGCCGCGGCGCGGTGCTCAAGAGCATCGAGGAACAGGGCAAGCTGACGCCCGAGCTTCGCGCCGCCATCGAGGCGGTGCCGACCAAGCAGGAGCTGGAAGACCTCTACCTGCCCTACAAGCCCAAGCGCCGCACCAAGGGGATGATCGCCCGCGAGGCCGGCCTGGAGCCGCTGGCCGACAAGCTCTTCGCCGACCCGACACTCGACCCCGCGGCAGAAGCTATCGGCTTCATCAACGCAGAGGCCGGCTTTGCGGATGCCTTCGCCGTGCTCGACGGCGTGCGCGATCTGCTGAGCGAGCACTGGGCCGAAGACGCGACGCTGGTCGGCAAGCTGCGCGAGTGGTTGTGGGAAGAGGGCCTGCTCAAGTCCAAGCTGATGGACGGCAAGGACGAGAACAACGCCGACGTGGCCAAGTTCCGCGACTACTTCGACTACGACGAGCCGATCGGCCGTGTGCCGTCGCACCGGGCGTTGGCGGTGTTCCGGGGTCGCACGCAAGAAATTCTCGATGCCAAGCTGGTGGTCGATGAAGAAGTGGTGCCCGGTCAGCCCACGCTGGCCGAAGGCCGGATCGCGCGCCACCTGGGTTGGAGCCACGCCAAGCGGCCGGCCGACGACCTGATCCGCAAGACCATCGCCTGGACCTGGAAGGTCAAGCTGAGCCTGAGCCTGGAGCGCGACCTCTTCAGCCGCCTGCGCGAAGAGGCCGAGAAGGTGGCGATCAAGGTGTTCGCCGAGAACCTGCGCGACCTGCTGCTCGCCGCGCCCGCCGGCCCGCGCGTGGTGATGGGGCTGGACCCCGGCATCCGCACCGGTGTGAAGGTGGCGGTGGTCGATGCCACCGGCAAGGTGCTCGACACCAACACCGTCTACCCGCACGAGCCGCGCAAGGATTGGGAAGGCTCGATCCACACGCTCGGCCGCCTGTGTGCCACGCACGGCGTGAACCTGATCGCCATCGGCAACGGCACCGCCAGCCGGGAGACCGACAAGCTGGCATCCGATCTCATCAAGCGCATCCAGCAGCTCGCGCCCGGGACGCACATCGAGAAAGTGGTGGTGAGCGAGGCCGGTGCGTCGGTGTATTCGGCGAGCGAGTTCGCGAGCAAGGAACTGCCCGACCTCGATGTCAGCTTGCGGGGTGCGGTGAGCATCGCGCGGCGCCTTCAAGACCCGCTGGCCGAGCTGGTGAAGATCGAGCCGAAGAGCATCGGCGTCGGCCAGTACCAGCACGACGTAAACCAGGGCGAGCTGGCCAAGAGCCTCGATGCGGTCGTCGAAGATTGCGTGAATTCGGTCGGCGTCGACTTGAACACCGCTTCGGCCCCGCTGCTGGCACGCGTGTCGGGCCTGAGCACCGCGGTCGCCAACAGCATCGTGCGCTGGCGCGATGCCAACGGCGCCTTCAAGAACCGCCAGCAGCTGCTCGATGTGAGCGGCCTGGGCGCCAAGACCTTCGAACAGAGCGCCGGCTTCCTGCGCATCAGCGGCGGCGACAACCCGCTGGACCAGTCGGGCGTGCACCCCGAGACCTACCCGGTGGTCGAAAAGATCCTCAGCAAGGTCAGCAAGCCGCTGGCCGAGGTAATTGGCCGCAGCGACGTGATCCGCGCGCTGAAGCCCGAGGCATTTGCCGACGACAAGTTCGGCGCCATCACGGTGAAGGACATCCTCGCCGAGCTGGAGAAGCCGGGCCGCGACCCGCGCCCCGACTTCAAGGTTGCGCGCTTCAACGACGGCGTGGAAGACATCAAGGACTTGCAGCCGGGCATGACGCTCGAAGGCACGGTTAGCAACGTCGCCCAGTTCGGCGCCTTTGTAGACCTGGGGGTGCACCAGGACGGCCTGGTGCATGTCAGCCAGCTGTCGAACAAGTTCGTCAACGATGCGCGCGAAGTGGTGAAGGCGGGCGACATCGTCAAGGTGAAGGTGCTCGAGGTCGACCTGGCCCGCAAGCGCATCTCTCTCACGATGAAGCTCGATGCCGCGCCTGCGCCGCGTGGGGAACGGGGCGACAACAGCTATCGCCCGGCCGCGCGTGGCGAACGCATGGGTGGCCAGCGTGCCCCCGCACAGGCCCAGGTGCCGTCGGCGATGGCCGCGGCGTTTGCCAAGCTGCAGACCAAGCGCTGA